A stretch of Phragmites australis chromosome 12, lpPhrAust1.1, whole genome shotgun sequence DNA encodes these proteins:
- the LOC133886073 gene encoding WRKY DNA-binding transcription factor 70-like, translating into MKNHHHHNRYLPQPSPSDHTSLACDHRSAMKEITREMSLVTQLRAIVLPALQADERSELVAQMFQSILDCSSKAIAELWLHQSENRADDVLVDDRKRVRSISDDCSSKEEDAKPYHPHKRRRSSDSVSLETPVPHYDGHQWRKYGQKNISKAKHPRSYYRCTYRQEQDCKAAKTVQQQDDSIIGADHSVMYTVVYHGQHTCKDKNGVDSGPDDSGTITPSSSDLVCIDSQSSIAANCSDPYDHQTSLDGNKLLDKSADLITKNMSETFDMSAFALLDLDSWELDAILRFGADN; encoded by the exons ATGaagaaccaccaccaccacaacagATATCTTCCTCAACCTTCACCTTCTGATCACACCTCTCTTGCCTGCGACCACCGATCGGCGATGAAGGAGATCACCAGGGAGATGTCGCTGGTGACGCAGCTCCGAGCCATCGTCCTTCCTGCGCTGCAGGCGGACGAACGCTCCGAGCTTGTGGCCCAGATGTTCCAGAGCATATTGGATTGCTCCAGCAAGGCCATAGCCGAGCTGTGGCTTCATCAGTCAGAAAATCGAGCTGATGATGTGCTGGTGGATGACAGGAAGAGGGTAAGGAGTATTTCTGATGACTGCAGCAGCAAGGAGGAGGACGCTAAACCCTATCATCCGCACAAGAGAAG GAGATCTTCTGACTCAGTGTCACTTGAAACGCCCGTTCCACATTACGATGGTCACCAATGGAGGAAATATGGGCAGAAGAACATCAGTAAAGCAAAACACCCAAG GAGCTACTACAGATGCACCTACAGACAGGAACAAGACTGCAAAGCAGCAAAGACGGTCCAGCAACAAGATGACAGCATTATTGGTGCTGATCATTCCGTCATGTACACGGTCGTGTACCACGGCCAGCATACTTGCAAGGACAAAAATGGTGTTGATTCAGGCCCCGATGACTCTGGAACAATTACCCCAAGCAGCAGCGATCTTGTATGCATCGACAGCCAATCCAGCATCGCGGCCAATTGTTCAGATCCCTATGACCATCAGACGTCCCTAGATGGTAATAAGCTGCTAGACAAATCTGCAGATTTGATCACAAAGAACATGTCTGAGACATTCGACATGTCTGCGTTTGCACTCTTGGATTTGGACAGTTGGGAGTTGGACGCAATCCTAAGATTTGGAGCTGACAATTAA